Genomic DNA from Spirochaeta cellobiosiphila DSM 17781:
AGGATACACAAGAACAGACTTTCAACCTAAGGTTCACCATAAACAGCCCTCTGGTGAGAAACGGATTTGTTATCATCTATGACAAGGATAAAAAAGAATTAGCCAGTATTGGACTTAAGGCTCCCTTCAACATAGAAGGAAAATTGAACTATTTTAAGTATCCCTATGCGCCGATCCTTGATAGGGCAGCTTACATAACCATAAATCTGGTAGATGGCTATCAATATGAACAACCTAATCACTATGATGCTAAAGCAACAAGCAGATATTATACGATACAAACATCACATTAATAACAATGATTACGATTTTATCACCATAGATCAGGATCAAAGGGATCCTGGTTATGCACCAATGATACCCCTGGCAGAAAATATTGATGCTGAGTATATAACGAACACGGGAGACCTTATAGTAAGTTTCTCCTGCGATAGTCCAATCATCAATAATGGATACATATGGGTCTATGATGAGAATAAAAAATACTTAGGAATATCGGATCATTTCAAAGATGATGAAGGAAATATTCCCTTTTCATTGAATGAGGGAACAGAGTTTTATACAGAAGGGACAAGCAATACCTTTGTTATAAAGGAAGGAGATCTCTCTAAAAATACTAAGAACTCTCAGGTAAAATTCATCTGTGTAGCCTTAACAGATGGTAAGCAGTATTTCGAGGACTCTTTTGACGCCAGATCTGAGTCAGCTCGTACTCCTGTAATAGGTATTGAATTAGTAACAAACTACTGACTCATTTAACCATTTTGCTTATTGGAAACATTTGATTTTCAATAAGCAGATGGTCTGTTTGCTCATTGAAAACCATTGGAAATCAATAAGCAAAAAAAGAAAACCTAGTAAGCCCTTTGATTTGATGAATCAATAAAAAGTGATATACTCTTGTGAAGTTTAATTTAAGGAAGGTTAATCAAATGAATAAAATCATAACATCAGTCACCACTGTACTACTATTAATGATTTTAAATAGCTGTGCTTCTACGGATACAGCCCAAATGAAAGCGCCTCTTGCATTAAAATATGTTGAACCAGCCCCTCTGGATAATCCCTTTACAGTAGAAAAAGTTGGTTGGGTCCTTAACCATTACGATAAAGATTTTTGGATAGATCCTGAGGAGTATAATTCCCTCGAAGTAATATGGAGTTTTGCCTATACAGGGGACTTTGAATCCCTAGCCAATATGGTAATCATAACAGGAGAGGACCGATGGGGACCTTTTTCCAAGGACATAATGCATACTGATGCTGGTGGAACTGTTCTATATTTGGATACTAAACTCATTAATAATTTTTTAGGGATGGGCACAGGAGACACACTTCGAACCAAGAATTATCAGTTTGTCTTTTCCAGAAATGATGGAAGCCTATCTATGATAAGCTTTAATATTCCCGCACCAGGTGAACATAATGCTGGGGACTACGAGTATATTACAATTGCCCCATCATTAGCGGCAGAACCCAGCTATGCCCCTATGCTTTCTACAGCAGAGAATATAAAAGCCCGTAGAGAAGAGGACAAAATTCTAATAGATTTTACTATTGATAGTGAAATAGTTTATAATGGATATGTAATCTGTTATGATGATATGAGAAATTATGTTGGCATAAGCTATGATTTTCGTAATAAGAACCAATCAATGTCCGAAGACTTAAACTCAAGTCAGGACTTCAGGAAAGACGGTTCTCTTAACAATCTGGAATTACATTCAGATGATATAATCCTTGAATCCGGGTATACCATGGATAATATTGAAAAAGTAGTCATCGTTCTTACCGATGGTAATCAGTATCAGAATTCCAGTAGTGATTGTAAATCCTTTTCAGCCGCTATAGCAGTAGAATAAAAGAATGAAGAAGATATTAGTATTCGCAACAATTCTATTAATACTTATCTTAACTAATTGTGCTAGTAATGAGCCCCCCCTTCAGGATGACCAATTCACTCCTACACAGGTAGGTTGGGTTCTTCATCATTATGATAAAAACTTTTGGAATGAACCTGATGACCATAATTCACTGAAGATAGAATGGGCTTTCACTTATACTGGGGATTATTATTCTACCCTATCAACTCTCGAAATAAGCGATGGGGAACGGGCTTGGAACTATACAAGGGATGATTTGGAATATAGTTCAACTCACATCATAGATTTGACAACAAAAGTAAGTAATACCTACTATGGTAAAGGAACGAAAGACACATTCAGAACCAAAACTTATCGTTTTACTTTCACAAGAAATAATGGAACTACCGCAACGATTGATTTTGATTTACCCGCTCCAGGATCATTAGAAACAGGGGGATATGATTTCATCACTATTGATCCTCAGTTAGCAGAGTTACCTAATTTTGCTCCCATGTTACAAACAGCATCGAAGATTACAGCCCATCAATCAGAGAAGGGAATACATGTAGATTTTACTATTGATAGTAATATAGCCTATAACGGTTATGTTGCTTTCTATAATAAGAAAGGAGAATATATCGGTTCATCTTATGATTTTAGAACAAATGACCAATTAGTTCGGGAAACACTCAACAGGGGCCGCACTTTTAATACAGATGGGACAGCGAACTCAGTAAGTCTCAGAAAAAAAGATATTGATTTCACCCCTGGTAAATCTTTTGAAGATATAGCCGAAGTAGTTGTTATTCTTATGGATGGAAAACAATATAGAGATTCCAGGTATGATTGCAAATCCTATTCCGCTACGGTACAAGTAGAATAATAGAAAATGATGGATAAGTGTATCCTGATGAAGCTAACTATGATACTGGTTCAGAAACATCCTTCATCCCTGTAATAAGGAAATAAAAATGAAAATATCTACTGTTTTAATAAACTCAGTCCTGCTAATAACAATACTTATTGGGTGCAAGACGGCCCAGCCTGATCAATTAGATAAGTCATTCACGGTTACAGATGTGGGATGGGTTATTAAACACTATGATAAGAACTTTTGGGATACTCCTAGAGAATATAATAGCCTTCAAGTTAATTGGTCATTTGGCTTCACTGGGGATTATGAATCCCTGGACTATTTAGATATTAGTGATGGAGACAGTCTCTGGGAGTTGTTCACTAAGGAAGATATGCACATCAGTGATAACGGGCTAGTGCTCATATTGGACCGGAACATGTCAAACTCCTTTTATGGAAAAAGGACTGGTGACACGATTCGAACAAAGACTTATCAGTTCACTTTCACAAGAAAAGATGGAAGTACTTCAAGTATTGACTTCGCTATTCCTGCACCTGGTTCAAAGAATGTAGGAGAATATAACTACATTACCATTGACTCGGAATTAGGAAAGTCTCCTCAATATGCGACCATGTTACCAACAGCATCCTCTATAGAAGCCTATAAAACAGATAATGATATTTCAGTAAGTTTTACGATTAACAGCAAAATAGCTCATGATGGATATTTAGTCTTCTATTCAGAAGAAGAAGACTATGTAGGATTAACTTTAGACTTTAGGAATGCTAATCAATTAATATTTGGCAAACTCAACTACGGACAGGATTTCTACACCGATGGAAGACTTAATCAAGTACTCTTAATGGAAAAGGATATCAAATTCGCTCAAGGATATTCCCTTGACGACATCAGTTCAGTCATCGTAGTCATCATGGACGGAGCTCAATATGGGAATGGTAAGTTTGACGTTACTTCCTATTCCGCCTCTAAACGAGTAGAATAGCTCCCTATATGCGCCTATTATTCATCAATCAGCATACAGGAAGTCGTACCTTCCCCCTAGCCTCGGCCTCTCTGGCCTCCACCATTGAACAGGAACTACCTGAAGTTCTTCTTGATATCGAGGAAATAGGTCCTGACTTTGGGCTAGAGGATTATCCTTCCCTCTTTGCCCAAGCCATTCCTGATGTCATTTGTCTGACCATTTATATCTGGAGTGTTCCCGGATTGAGCCAGTTAGGAGAATGGATCAAAGCCCAGTATCCTCAGGTCCTGATCTTGGCGGGAGGCCCAGAGATCACCGCCGATCCGATAGGATATGCTCAGAAGTCTTATATAGACCTCGCCCTACCTGGGGAGGGGGAAGCGATCATTGCCCAAGTCATCAAAGACTTGGACAATTCAGATGATAAGGCTCAAGTATTAAGTAAATACGCAGAACACAAGGGATCCTATCTGGTGGAAAATCTGGATACACTGCCTTCTCCCTTTACCCTATCAGCCTTATCAGAACATCCTTATGAAGATATGGTTTGGGAGTTGACCAGAGGCTGTCCCTTTAAATGCCATTTTTGTTTTGAATCTAAAGGGAATGGGAAGCTGCGAGGGAAGTCCCTGGATAAGATAAGAGAAGAATTAAGACAACTCCAAGAGAGGAATACTAGAGAACTATTTATCCTGGATCCTACCTTTAATTATAAACCACAAAGAGCAAAGGATATTCTGAAGCTCTTTATCGAAGAAGCTCCTGACATCCATTACAACATCGAAGTACGCTCTGAGTTCCTTGATGAGGAGCAAGCTTGGTTATTCAGCCAATTCAACTGTAGCCTTCAAATCGGGCTCCAGAGTGCCAATCCTAGCATCACAAAAAACATAGGGCGTCCCTTTGATCCAGATCAGTATCAGAATCAGCTGAGCTTACTCAATGAGGCTGGTGTTGTTTATGGAATCGACCTGATCTATGGCCTTCCGGGAGACACTCTGGAAGGATTCTGGAATAGTGTGGAATTTGTTCTGGATTGTAAACCGAATCACATAGATGTTTTTCCTCTCATGGTTCTCCCTGGGACCACTTTGTCTGATACAGCTAGTAAATTAGGCTTACGTTATCTTCAGGAAGCCCCCTATCTGATTCTGGACCGGGACGGATTTGACAAGGAAGATTTAACCAAGGCCGAGAGCATTATGCATAATGTGAATCAGCTCTATAATCAGGGCAAGGCCGTTATGTGGCTGGACTTTATCCTGGATGAATTTGATTTAGGCTATAGGGATGTTTTCTTCGATTATTCTCTCATCCCTGATGGTAGACCTCTTCAGGAAATCTTTCACTTACTGGACTATCTGGGAGAGAGGGCCCAACGTCAAGAGATACTCCCTATCATTAAAGACATGGTCAATGTTCTATATCATCTGGATGAGGAAGACCAAAGCCTACTCGAGGGATGTACCTATAATCCTCAAATTCTCTGGGAACAGATGGAACAGGGGATTGGGGATCCTGAGGAATTGATGTTCTTTGTTCCATTAAAATAGTTAAGTCTTGAGCTTTGAAAGTCTTTCTGCTAGCTTACATAGATGAAAGCGAATAGATATCCTACAATCGGAATAATCGGGGGAGGACAACTGGGTCGAATGACCATTCTTGAAGCAAGAAGAATGGATATTCCTGTTGTTGTCCTAACACCAGAACATCCTTCACCAGCCAGTGACATTGCCAATGACTATATTGTGGGAAGTCTCTATGATAAGACTAAAATCAAGGAACTAGCCCAAGCTTGTGATGTTATCACCTTCGAGATTGAGCACGTAGATGCGGATACTCTGGCGGAACTGGAAAAAGATGGAAAAAAGGTCATCCCCAGCTCGGGAGTTCTTCAAATCATTCAGGATAAATCCATACAGAAGAAAGTATTACGTGATCATGGGCTACCTGTATCCTCCTGGGATATGCTGGATGGGAATAATCGTGAAGAATTATTAAAGCACTATGGCTACCCTGTTGTTCAAAAGTCCTGTAGAGGGGGTTATGACGGAAAAGGGGTTATGGTTATCACATCACCGGAAGATATTCCTCAAATGTTGGAAGGAGAAAGTTTTCTCGAAGAATGGGTAGACTTCCAGAAAGAAATAGCCGTCATGGTAGCCCGTAATGAAAAAGGGGAAATCAAGGCTTATCCATTAGTCGAGATGGAATTCAATCCTGAAACAAATATCTGTGATACAACCATCGTCCCCTCAAAGCTGGATGAACAGCTCCAGAGGGAAGCCCGGGAACTTGCTATCCAATCAGTGGAAGCCTTAAATGGTGTCGGAATCTTCGGTGTGGAAATGTTCCTCACCAGGGACAACAAGATTCTTATCAACGAAATAGCGCCCCGCCCTCATAACTCAGGTCATTATACGATAGAAGGCTGTATTACCAGCCAGTATGAACAATATATCAGAACCTTACTAAACTTACCCTTAGGTTCTACAGAACTTATTCAGCCTAATGTGATGATTAATCTATTAGGAGCTGAAGGTTATGAAGGCCCTACAGCAATATCAGGATATGAGAAAGCCCTTGAGATTCCCGGTGTCTTCCTTCATATCTATGGAAAAAAACTAACCAAACCTCATCGGAAAATGGGACATTTGACAGCCTTGGGCAAAACGAGGGAAGAAGCTATGAATAAGGCTCAAACAGCAAAGCAATTAATCACCATCTTATCGGACAAAGGAGAATAACATGGTCCAAGTAGGAATTATTATGGGAAGTGACTCTGATCTTCCTGTGATGAAAGAAGCGGCTCTCATTCTGGAGTATTTTGGAATTGAATATGAATTAACCATCGTATCTGCCCATCGAACAGCTAAACGCATGTTTGACTACGCCCAGCAAGCGGCTTCCCGCGGGATTGACGTTCTTATTGCCGGAGCTGGGGGGGCAGCCCATCTACCAGGGATGGTAGCAGCCCTATCCTCACTGCCTGTTATCGGGGTTCCTGTGAAGAGCTCTAAATTATCAGGTCTGGATTCTCTGCTGTCTATAGTACAGATGCCCGGTGGTATTCCAGTGGCAACTGTAGCCATTGATGGAGCGAAAAATGCAGGCATTTTGGCAGCTTCCATATTAGGAATCAAAGATCATTCTCTCAGGGATAAGCTCCAGGCTTATAAAGATAGTCTGGAAGAAGAAGTGGAAACAAAAGCCCGCAAAGTGGAAGACCTGGGATTCAGGGAATATCTGGAAGGAATGAATAAATGATCTATGAAGCAACAGAGGCCAATATCAATAAGGCAGCGAATATCCTTAAGGAAGGAGGTCTGGTTGCCCTACCCACAGAGACTGTGTATGGACTAGGAGGTAATGCTTTAGATCCTCAGGCTGCCGCCAGAATATTCGAAGCCAAAAAACGTCCGCATTTTGATCCTCTCATTACCCATATTGCAGATATGGATATGCTTGATGAGATCTGTGTTGTCCCTGATAAATATAGAGATATCTTAAGCCGCATATGGCCAGCTTCTTTAACAGTTATCGTTCCTCGCAAGCAGATCATTCCCGATCTCATTACTTCGGGACTGGATACTATGGCAGTCAGGATGCCCGATCATCCTATTGCTCTGGAAGTGATTAGACGTTCTACAGGAGCGATTGCAGCCCCTAGTGCCAATCCCTTCGGCTACCTAAGTCCAACAACAGCAGAACATGTAGAATCCCAATTAGGCATGGCTATTGATATGATACTCCAGGGAGGTCCCTGCCGTGTAGGTGTTGAGTCTACAGTCCTTGATTTAACCCAGGA
This window encodes:
- the purE gene encoding 5-(carboxyamino)imidazole ribonucleotide mutase, coding for MVQVGIIMGSDSDLPVMKEAALILEYFGIEYELTIVSAHRTAKRMFDYAQQAASRGIDVLIAGAGGAAHLPGMVAALSSLPVIGVPVKSSKLSGLDSLLSIVQMPGGIPVATVAIDGAKNAGILAASILGIKDHSLRDKLQAYKDSLEEEVETKARKVEDLGFREYLEGMNK
- a CDS encoding B12-binding domain-containing radical SAM protein, with the protein product MRLLFINQHTGSRTFPLASASLASTIEQELPEVLLDIEEIGPDFGLEDYPSLFAQAIPDVICLTIYIWSVPGLSQLGEWIKAQYPQVLILAGGPEITADPIGYAQKSYIDLALPGEGEAIIAQVIKDLDNSDDKAQVLSKYAEHKGSYLVENLDTLPSPFTLSALSEHPYEDMVWELTRGCPFKCHFCFESKGNGKLRGKSLDKIREELRQLQERNTRELFILDPTFNYKPQRAKDILKLFIEEAPDIHYNIEVRSEFLDEEQAWLFSQFNCSLQIGLQSANPSITKNIGRPFDPDQYQNQLSLLNEAGVVYGIDLIYGLPGDTLEGFWNSVEFVLDCKPNHIDVFPLMVLPGTTLSDTASKLGLRYLQEAPYLILDRDGFDKEDLTKAESIMHNVNQLYNQGKAVMWLDFILDEFDLGYRDVFFDYSLIPDGRPLQEIFHLLDYLGERAQRQEILPIIKDMVNVLYHLDEEDQSLLEGCTYNPQILWEQMEQGIGDPEELMFFVPLK
- a CDS encoding 5-(carboxyamino)imidazole ribonucleotide synthase, which encodes MKANRYPTIGIIGGGQLGRMTILEARRMDIPVVVLTPEHPSPASDIANDYIVGSLYDKTKIKELAQACDVITFEIEHVDADTLAELEKDGKKVIPSSGVLQIIQDKSIQKKVLRDHGLPVSSWDMLDGNNREELLKHYGYPVVQKSCRGGYDGKGVMVITSPEDIPQMLEGESFLEEWVDFQKEIAVMVARNEKGEIKAYPLVEMEFNPETNICDTTIVPSKLDEQLQREARELAIQSVEALNGVGIFGVEMFLTRDNKILINEIAPRPHNSGHYTIEGCITSQYEQYIRTLLNLPLGSTELIQPNVMINLLGAEGYEGPTAISGYEKALEIPGVFLHIYGKKLTKPHRKMGHLTALGKTREEAMNKAQTAKQLITILSDKGE
- a CDS encoding L-threonylcarbamoyladenylate synthase encodes the protein MIYEATEANINKAANILKEGGLVALPTETVYGLGGNALDPQAAARIFEAKKRPHFDPLITHIADMDMLDEICVVPDKYRDILSRIWPASLTVIVPRKQIIPDLITSGLDTMAVRMPDHPIALEVIRRSTGAIAAPSANPFGYLSPTTAEHVESQLGMAIDMILQGGPCRVGVESTVLDLTQETPVILRPGGFSIEELSKLFEGVKLFDRQVVTPSSPGQLKMHYSPRTPLYIVDGPEDVPPELASESAYLGFRKDELNSVINFCHTNYLSDSGDFIQAASRLFILLHELDEKQIKAIYAQKVPEEGLGRAVMDRLYKASVK